The Streptomyces tubercidicus DNA segment CACGGCCAAGCTCACCAAGCAGATCCGCGCCTTTGCCGACAGCCACGGCGGCAGCGCCGAGGGCCAGCTCGCGCACCTCGGCCGCGGCCGCACCCGGATCGCCCTCGTCGGCGCCAACGGCGAGTGGGGCAACCTCGTCGCGGACTCCTTCGACTCCGCCAAGGACGCCGCCGCCGCGGCCGGTATCACCCTCCAGGACGACTTCGACGGCGACCTCGCCGCCAAGGTCCGCACCGGTCCCTACGAGTGGTCGCGGATGGCGGGCATCCAGGTCGGCGGCCCGTCCAACGGCTGACGAGCGGTCTCCGGGCGCCGTGCGCCGGAGCGTACGCCGGAAGCGGAGCCCGCTACCTCACCACCACCTCGTCCGTTAAGCCCACCAGGCGCGGCGCTTCGGCCGTGCCCGGCGGGCTCTCGGCGAGGAGAAGCGGATGGACGGACTTCCACCGCTGATCGACCAGTACAGCGTCGGCGCGGTGCACGACGAACTCGGCCTCGGCTCCTTCGAGACCCATCTCGCCGCCGCGGCCGGCGCCCACGGCCCGGCCCCCGCCGGTACCAGCTTCTTCGACAGCTTCACCGGTCTCGCGGTACGCCGCTGGTGCCCCCCGCTGCTGGGCCTGGAACCGCACTGCCCACCCGCCCGCTATCTGGCGCGCCGACGCGAGATGGGCGCCTACCGGGCCGGACGGATGCTGCTGCGCGGCTCCGGGATCGGCACATTCCTGCTGGAGGCCGGGGCGCCCGGCAATCTGACCTCGGCCACCGAACTCGCCACCGCCGCCGCGGCCGGCGCCCATGAGGTCGTACGGCTCGAACCGCTCGCCGAGCAGGTCGCCGACACCTCCGGCAGCGTCGACTCCTTCCTCGGCTACACCGCCGAGGCCCTCTACGCCGCGGCCCAGTACGCCGCCGCCTTCGCCTCCGGCGCCACCCACTGCGAGGGGCGCGCCCCGGAGGCCGGTGAGGTGCGGCGGGCCGCGGACCGCTGGCTGCGCCGCCGCCGTCCCGGAGAGCGGCTCGGGGAGCCCGCGCTCGTACGGCATCTGCTGTGGAGCGCGGTGGCGACCGGTCTGCCGGTGCAGCTGCACTGCCCCGATCCGCAGCCGCTGGTGGCCTTTCTGCGCGCCACCACCGGCATCGGCTCGGACCTCGTGCTGCTGCCGGAGGCACCGCACCACCGGCGGGCGGCGCAGCTCGCCGCGGTGCACGCCCATGTGTACGCGGACGCCGGGCCCCGCCCAGAGGAGACGCTGGGGCAGGCGCCGTTCGGCAAGCTGCTGTTCTCCTCGGGCGCCCGGGGGCTGCCGGAGCTCTATGTGACCGGCGCCCGGTGCTTCGTCCGTGCCATGGCGCGCCTGGTAGGGGAGTGGACCGAGGAGGGGCTGTGCGGGCCCGGGGACGGGCAGCGGATCACCGAGACGGTGGGGTTCGGGACCGCGCGGCGGGTCTACCGGCTGAGCGCGGAGGCCGGCTGAGGTTCGGGGGCTTCCTGCTCGCCCGAGGGGGCGGATCCGCTGGGGTCCTCCTCCTGGAGCGGACCGCGGTCGCGCAGCGACAAGCTGACCCGCAGCACACAGATCCACACCAGGGACGACCCCAGCATGTGGAGCCCGATGACGATCTCGGGCAGGCCCATGAAGTACTGGACGTAGCCGATGATGCCCTGTACCGCGATACAGACGAACAGCTCCAGGAGCATCCGGCGCGGGGCGGCCGGTGCCTTGACGGCGCGCAGGGTGAACCACAGGGCGACGGACAGGCCGACGACGATGTAGACGAAGTCGACGTGGAGCTGGGTGATCTCCTGCCAGTCCAGCGGGATGCGGTGGACCTTCGTGGCGTCGCCCGCGTGCGGGCCGGTGCCGGTGACGACCGTGCCGATGACGGTGAGCGCGCCGGTCGCGGCCACCAGCAGCCAGGCCAGCTGCCGCGCCGGACGGGCGACCAGGTCGCGCGGCTCCTCGTCGCCTTCGCTCGCCCGCTTCCAGCTCAGTACGGCGACCGTGAGCAGCGCCGTGGCCGCCAGGAAGTGTGAGCTGACGATGTACGGGTTCAGGCCGGTGAGGACCGTGACGCCGCCGACGACGGCGTTGCTCATGACGAGCCAGAACTGGGCCCAGCCGAGCCGGGTGAGCGAGCGGCGCCGGGGGTGACGGGCGCGGGCGGCGATGATGAACAGGCCGACCACCGCGCTCAGCACATAGGTCAGCATGCGGTTGCCGAACTCGATGAGCCCGTTGATGCCCATCGCGGCGGTCGGCGTCAGGCTGTCCGGCGTGCACTTGGGCCAGGTCGAGCAGCCCAGCCCGGACTGGCTGAGCCGGACCGCGCCGCCCGTGACGACGATGATCACGGCCATGATGACGGTGGCCAGCGCGGCCCGTCGCACAAAGGCCGCGGACGGCTGCCAGCGGCGGGCGATCAGCTCAAGGGGGTTCAGCGTGTTCGGCACGGGAGCCATCGTAGGCGGCGCCTTGTGCAAACTTTCACGAGGGGTGCGCCCGGCAGCGGATCCACCCGGAACCGCTCCGCGCAACGGCTGTCCGGCGGCTCACTCCCAGCGGAAGAACCGCGCCGCGGCACCGAGCCCGAGCGCCGCCCATACGGCCAGGATGCCGAGGTCCGGCCAGGGGATACCGGCGCCGTGCTGGAGCACCTCGCGCAGTCCGTCGGACAGTGCCGTGATCGGCAGCAGCCCGAGCACGCTCTGGGCGGCCTCCGGGAACTTCTCCAGCGGGACGACCACCCCGCCGCCGACCAGCAGCAGCAGGAACACCAGGTTGGCCGCGGCCAGGGTGGCCTCCGCCTTGAGCGTGCCGGCCATCAGCAGGCCCAGGCCCGAGAAGGCGGCGGTGCCCAGGAGGAGCAGCAGCACCACCGCGAGCGGACTGCCCTGCGGCGACCAGCCCAGGGCCAGCGCGACCGCCGTCAGCAGCGTGATCTGCAGGACCTCGGTGACCAGCACCGCACAGGTCTTGGCGGCCATCAGCCCCCAGCGCGGCAGCGGCGAGACGGCCAGCCGCTTGAGCACGCCGTAGCGGCGCTCGAAACCGGTCGCGATGGCCTGGCCGGTGAAGGCGGTGGACAGCACGGCGAGCGCCAGGATGCCGGGCGCCAGGAAGTCGACGGAGCGGCCCGCGCCGCCGGCGGTGCCGGTGGGCACCGCGATGATGTCGACGGCGGAGAACAGCACCAGCAGCAGCGTCGGGATGATCACGGTCAGCAGCAGCTGCTCACCGTTGCGCAGCAGCATCCTGGTCTCCAGGG contains these protein-coding regions:
- a CDS encoding amidohydrolase, whose product is MDGLPPLIDQYSVGAVHDELGLGSFETHLAAAAGAHGPAPAGTSFFDSFTGLAVRRWCPPLLGLEPHCPPARYLARRREMGAYRAGRMLLRGSGIGTFLLEAGAPGNLTSATELATAAAAGAHEVVRLEPLAEQVADTSGSVDSFLGYTAEALYAAAQYAAAFASGATHCEGRAPEAGEVRRAADRWLRRRRPGERLGEPALVRHLLWSAVATGLPVQLHCPDPQPLVAFLRATTGIGSDLVLLPEAPHHRRAAQLAAVHAHVYADAGPRPEETLGQAPFGKLLFSSGARGLPELYVTGARCFVRAMARLVGEWTEEGLCGPGDGQRITETVGFGTARRVYRLSAEAG
- a CDS encoding COX15/CtaA family protein; protein product: MPNTLNPLELIARRWQPSAAFVRRAALATVIMAVIIVVTGGAVRLSQSGLGCSTWPKCTPDSLTPTAAMGINGLIEFGNRMLTYVLSAVVGLFIIAARARHPRRRSLTRLGWAQFWLVMSNAVVGGVTVLTGLNPYIVSSHFLAATALLTVAVLSWKRASEGDEEPRDLVARPARQLAWLLVAATGALTVIGTVVTGTGPHAGDATKVHRIPLDWQEITQLHVDFVYIVVGLSVALWFTLRAVKAPAAPRRMLLELFVCIAVQGIIGYVQYFMGLPEIVIGLHMLGSSLVWICVLRVSLSLRDRGPLQEEDPSGSAPSGEQEAPEPQPASALSR
- a CDS encoding ABC transporter permease; the encoded protein is MTTTEAGGVTGTFSPRPGAAPLPRMIRAQAALETRMLLRNGEQLLLTVIIPTLLLVLFSAVDIIAVPTGTAGGAGRSVDFLAPGILALAVLSTAFTGQAIATGFERRYGVLKRLAVSPLPRWGLMAAKTCAVLVTEVLQITLLTAVALALGWSPQGSPLAVVLLLLLGTAAFSGLGLLMAGTLKAEATLAAANLVFLLLLVGGGVVVPLEKFPEAAQSVLGLLPITALSDGLREVLQHGAGIPWPDLGILAVWAALGLGAAARFFRWE